From a region of the Corallococcus coralloides DSM 2259 genome:
- a CDS encoding serine/threonine-protein kinase, translating to MDPEVVGRRYRILDLLGRGGAGTVWRAQDGLSGPVALKRLHKTVADLARRPGRGTPSAFATQGMALSLAHEFQTLVSLRHPHVIRVLDYGFDAEGRPYLAMDLLEDARTLVEAGTDAPLTVQVGLLIQTLQALAYLHRRGIIHRDLKPGNVLVVRGQVKVLDFGLAVGRDQQGRRAQPAGTPGYLAPELFEDQPPSELTDLFGFGAMACQMFFGRLPHAGQVFATPGFPPALKALLEQLVAPEAHRRPRDAEAVITALCDAVGQPRPAESAATRESFLQSARFVGRVAEREHLTDVLDAALAGQGGAWLISGESGVGKSRLLEEVRSLALVRGAMVLRGQAVDTGGVPYQEWRAVLRWLPMLTELSDREARVLRPLVPDLEALLDRQVPAAPELDADMAQLRLHQTVEDLFARLSQPTVVILEDLHQAHAESLQLLAQLAARAPGLPLLLLVSFRDDESPQLPEHLPGTRVLRLQRLNAEEIAQLGESMLGAVGRRPDVVELLRRESEGNPFLLVEVVRALAEDAGGLDRLGAVALPQRVWAGGMRALVQRRLEKVPREARELLDVAALLGRELDLAVLERAAPGVDVEAWLTDCAAAAVLDVADGRWRFAHDKLRERLLEDLSPAIRPVLHRRAALALEAAHPTGHAAALSYHWGQAGDAARESHHARLAGEEALAVGACREALPLLSRALAVAPQATPLERGRVEALLAEARFQLGDLEAFRAHAEAALAHFGWRVPSSRVAWVLGTLTQALARLAQSARPDAYVDDSRRRRETRRVAGRLLMRLTDAFIYAQEALPVLWSGLRMLNLCEPAGPTPELARGYTVMAVVAGTVPVHRVADAWVKRAQEVAESVGRPADLAYVLNRNAVCAVYQARWQDVETWLSRATAIVDSVGDLRLAEECRALLTVSAMYRGQFARGLPLMDWLEASAVRRGSAQTQHWAQHYRAHMLLRLGEHARARVALEPALAWTEAHGGATDRIITDGTLALLCLREGDAAGARAAAEKALVRLSAGKPVAHFVYFGATAVAEVLLTLWARETPGPGLQALTHSARAALQAVEGFARVFPFGEPAAWLWRGCEAWLAGKHRKAFRAWKRCIAESDARGMPYEAARARLEWARHLPADDAERAGLLRRAAEDFTRLGAREDLARTLAEQGTAG from the coding sequence ATGGATCCGGAAGTGGTGGGGCGCCGGTACCGCATCCTCGACCTGCTGGGGCGCGGCGGCGCGGGCACCGTGTGGCGCGCGCAGGACGGGCTGTCCGGGCCGGTGGCCCTCAAGCGGCTGCACAAGACGGTGGCGGACCTGGCGCGGCGGCCTGGCCGGGGCACCCCTTCCGCCTTCGCCACCCAGGGCATGGCGCTGTCTCTGGCCCATGAGTTCCAGACGCTGGTGTCGCTGCGCCACCCGCACGTCATCCGCGTGCTGGACTACGGCTTCGACGCGGAGGGCCGGCCCTACCTGGCCATGGACCTGCTGGAGGACGCGCGCACGCTGGTGGAGGCCGGCACGGACGCGCCCCTGACGGTGCAGGTGGGGCTGCTCATCCAGACGCTCCAGGCGCTCGCGTACCTGCACCGGCGCGGCATCATCCACCGAGACCTGAAGCCCGGGAACGTGCTGGTGGTGCGCGGCCAGGTGAAGGTGCTGGACTTCGGCCTGGCCGTGGGCCGCGACCAGCAGGGCCGCCGCGCGCAGCCCGCGGGCACCCCCGGCTACCTGGCCCCGGAGCTCTTCGAGGACCAGCCCCCTTCCGAGCTGACCGACCTCTTCGGCTTCGGTGCCATGGCGTGCCAGATGTTCTTCGGCCGGCTGCCCCACGCGGGCCAGGTGTTCGCGACGCCCGGCTTCCCGCCCGCGCTCAAGGCCCTGCTGGAGCAGCTGGTGGCGCCCGAGGCCCACCGCCGTCCGCGCGACGCGGAGGCCGTCATCACCGCGCTGTGCGACGCCGTGGGCCAGCCCCGGCCCGCCGAGTCCGCCGCCACGCGCGAGAGCTTCCTCCAGTCCGCGCGCTTCGTGGGCCGCGTGGCGGAGCGCGAGCACCTGACGGACGTGCTCGACGCGGCGCTCGCGGGCCAGGGCGGCGCGTGGCTCATCAGCGGCGAGAGCGGCGTGGGCAAGTCGCGCCTCCTGGAAGAGGTGCGCTCGCTGGCGCTGGTTCGCGGCGCGATGGTGCTGCGCGGTCAGGCGGTGGACACCGGCGGCGTGCCCTACCAGGAGTGGCGCGCGGTGCTGCGCTGGCTGCCCATGCTCACGGAGCTGTCCGACCGCGAGGCGCGCGTGCTCCGGCCGCTGGTGCCGGACCTGGAGGCGCTGCTGGACCGCCAGGTGCCCGCCGCGCCGGAGCTGGACGCGGACATGGCGCAGCTGCGCCTGCACCAGACGGTGGAGGACCTCTTCGCCCGCCTGTCGCAGCCCACCGTCGTCATCCTGGAGGACCTGCACCAGGCGCACGCCGAATCGCTCCAGCTCCTCGCGCAGCTGGCGGCGAGGGCGCCGGGGCTGCCACTGCTGCTGCTCGTGAGCTTCCGCGACGACGAGTCCCCGCAGCTGCCGGAGCACCTGCCCGGCACCCGCGTGCTGCGGCTGCAACGGCTGAACGCGGAGGAGATCGCCCAGCTGGGCGAGTCCATGCTGGGCGCCGTCGGCCGCCGGCCCGACGTGGTGGAGCTGCTGCGCCGCGAGTCGGAGGGCAACCCGTTCCTGCTGGTGGAGGTGGTGCGCGCGCTGGCGGAGGACGCGGGTGGCCTGGACCGGCTGGGCGCCGTCGCGTTGCCCCAGCGCGTGTGGGCGGGCGGCATGCGCGCGCTGGTGCAGCGCCGGCTGGAGAAGGTGCCTCGGGAGGCGCGAGAGCTGCTGGACGTGGCGGCGCTGCTGGGCCGGGAGCTGGACCTGGCGGTGCTGGAGCGGGCCGCGCCCGGCGTGGACGTGGAGGCGTGGCTCACCGACTGCGCCGCGGCGGCGGTGCTGGACGTGGCCGACGGCCGCTGGCGCTTCGCGCACGACAAGCTGCGCGAGCGGTTGCTGGAGGACCTGTCCCCGGCGATCCGTCCCGTGCTTCATCGACGCGCGGCCCTGGCGCTGGAGGCGGCCCACCCCACGGGGCATGCCGCCGCGCTGTCGTACCACTGGGGTCAGGCAGGGGACGCGGCTCGCGAATCGCATCACGCGCGGCTCGCGGGCGAGGAGGCGCTGGCGGTGGGGGCGTGCCGGGAAGCGCTGCCGCTGCTCTCGCGGGCGCTGGCGGTCGCGCCCCAGGCCACGCCGCTGGAGCGGGGCCGCGTGGAGGCGCTGCTCGCGGAGGCGCGCTTCCAGCTGGGGGACCTGGAGGCCTTCCGCGCGCACGCGGAGGCAGCGCTCGCGCACTTCGGCTGGCGCGTGCCCTCGTCTCGCGTGGCGTGGGTGCTGGGCACGCTGACGCAGGCGCTGGCTCGGCTGGCGCAGAGTGCTCGGCCGGACGCGTACGTGGATGATTCCAGGCGGCGCCGGGAGACGCGGCGGGTGGCGGGCCGGCTGCTGATGCGGCTCACCGACGCGTTCATCTACGCGCAGGAGGCGCTGCCGGTGCTCTGGAGCGGCCTGCGCATGCTCAACCTGTGCGAGCCCGCGGGGCCCACGCCGGAGCTGGCGCGCGGCTACACGGTGATGGCGGTGGTGGCGGGCACGGTGCCGGTGCACCGCGTGGCGGACGCGTGGGTGAAGCGGGCGCAGGAGGTGGCCGAGAGCGTGGGCCGCCCGGCGGACCTGGCCTACGTGCTCAACCGCAACGCGGTGTGCGCGGTGTACCAGGCGCGCTGGCAGGACGTGGAGACGTGGCTTTCGCGGGCGACGGCCATCGTGGACTCGGTGGGGGACCTGCGGCTGGCGGAGGAGTGCCGCGCGCTGCTCACCGTGTCCGCCATGTACCGGGGCCAGTTCGCTCGGGGCCTTCCGCTGATGGACTGGCTGGAGGCGTCCGCGGTGCGCCGGGGCTCGGCGCAGACGCAGCACTGGGCCCAGCATTATCGCGCGCACATGTTGCTGCGGCTGGGCGAGCACGCTCGGGCCCGCGTGGCGCTGGAGCCGGCGCTCGCGTGGACGGAGGCGCATGGCGGCGCCACCGACCGCATCATCACGGACGGCACGCTGGCGCTCTTGTGTCTTCGAGAGGGCGACGCGGCGGGGGCTCGCGCGGCGGCGGAGAAGGCGCTGGTGCGGCTGTCCGCGGGCAAGCCGGTGGCGCACTTCGTCTACTTCGGCGCGACGGCGGTGGCGGAGGTGCTGCTCACGCTGTGGGCGCGCGAGACGCCCGGGCCCGGCTTGCAGGCGCTCACGCACAGCGCTCGGGCCGCGCTCCAGGCGGTGGAGGGCTTCGCGCGGGTGTTCCCCTTCGGCGAGCCCGCCGCGTGGCTGTGGCGCGGCTGCGAGGCGTGGCTCGCGGGGAAGCATCGCAAGGCCTTCCGCGCGTGGAAGCGCTGCATCGCGGAGTCGGATGCGCGGGGCATGCCCTACGAGGCGGCTCGCGCGCGGCTGGAGTGGGCGCGGCACCTGCCCGCGGACGACGCGGAGCGCGCGGGGTTGCTGCGGCGGGCGGCGGAGGACTTCACCCGGCTGGGGGCGCGCGAGGACCTGGCGCGGACCCTGGCCGAACAGGGGACGGCAGGGTGA
- a CDS encoding methyltransferase domain-containing protein: MMWLRDVALLACPDCRGQLVWHGQSEDDRLDEGRLLCGGCGETWKVEDGLARLYREDRVQGTDRLMRHIYDGLPALHDPLTAVLTPLFQSVSESRMRDGYMRRLELGALKPRDDGQPVRVLEVGVGAGANLPRIRGALPPGLPVEVWGLDLSTGMLAQCEKRLRKGRGVKDTRLLVADAHALPFKDGLFDRVFHVGGIGSYRQPAVALREMARVARPGTPLVVVDEQLDAAFRPSLFQRAAFRALTFYTRDAKSPRDLLPRNAEDVIEEQVSPFYYCLTFRVPAVTG, from the coding sequence ATGATGTGGCTGCGGGATGTGGCGTTGCTGGCATGCCCGGATTGCCGGGGCCAGCTGGTGTGGCACGGGCAGAGCGAGGACGACCGGCTGGACGAGGGACGGCTGCTCTGCGGCGGCTGCGGCGAGACGTGGAAGGTGGAGGACGGGCTCGCCCGGCTGTACCGCGAGGACCGCGTGCAGGGCACGGACCGCCTGATGCGCCACATCTACGACGGGCTGCCCGCGCTGCACGACCCGCTGACGGCGGTGCTGACGCCGCTGTTCCAGTCCGTCTCCGAGTCGCGGATGCGCGACGGGTACATGCGCAGGCTGGAGCTGGGCGCGCTCAAGCCGCGCGACGACGGACAGCCCGTGCGCGTGCTGGAGGTGGGCGTGGGCGCGGGCGCGAACCTGCCTCGCATCCGGGGCGCGCTGCCGCCGGGCCTGCCCGTGGAGGTGTGGGGCCTGGACCTGAGCACCGGCATGCTGGCGCAGTGTGAGAAGCGGCTGCGCAAGGGCCGCGGCGTGAAGGACACGCGGCTGCTGGTGGCGGACGCGCACGCGCTCCCGTTCAAGGACGGCCTTTTCGACCGCGTCTTCCATGTCGGCGGGATTGGGAGCTACCGCCAGCCCGCGGTGGCGCTGCGGGAGATGGCGCGCGTGGCGCGGCCCGGCACGCCGCTGGTGGTGGTGGACGAGCAGCTGGACGCGGCCTTCCGCCCGTCGCTGTTCCAGCGCGCCGCGTTCCGCGCCCTCACGTTCTACACGCGTGACGCGAAGAGCCCCCGCGACCTGCTGCCTCGGAACGCCGAAGACGTCATCGAGGAACAGGTGTCACCGTTCTACTACTGCCTCACGTTCCGCGTTCCGGCCGTCACGGGTTGA
- a CDS encoding SDR family NAD(P)-dependent oxidoreductase — translation MHEPPAAGGSSPAWALILGASSGSGAAIAEAVARKPGLNVFGVHRGRYPDTARELEARVRDAGRDVHLRQADASTPEAAEAGADELLQRAGPRSVKLFVHAIAGASVGHFLSEGPDRLHPRRIQRTFDCMAHSFVYWTQALVQRDLLAPDARLLGLQNPLDETHLGNTGLISAAKASLEMYVRHLAMELGPKGHRVNLLKFGTVMTPALRHVYSPEALARLEARHAAMNPAGRMGTLEEVARFVTVLVGDDAAWFNGATIDFTGGMTLKLLDLVLNP, via the coding sequence ATGCACGAGCCACCAGCAGCAGGCGGATCCTCCCCGGCGTGGGCCCTCATCCTGGGCGCATCCTCCGGCTCGGGTGCGGCCATCGCGGAGGCCGTCGCGCGCAAGCCGGGGCTGAACGTCTTTGGCGTGCACCGGGGCCGCTACCCGGACACCGCGCGGGAGCTGGAGGCCCGCGTGCGCGACGCGGGCCGGGACGTGCACCTGCGGCAGGCGGATGCCTCCACGCCCGAAGCCGCCGAGGCCGGCGCGGACGAACTGCTCCAGCGCGCGGGCCCCCGCAGCGTGAAGCTGTTCGTGCACGCCATCGCTGGCGCGTCCGTGGGGCACTTCCTCTCCGAGGGCCCGGACCGGCTGCACCCGCGCCGCATCCAGCGCACCTTCGACTGCATGGCGCACTCGTTCGTGTACTGGACGCAGGCGCTGGTTCAGCGCGACCTGCTGGCCCCGGACGCGCGCCTGCTGGGCCTCCAGAACCCACTGGATGAAACGCACCTGGGCAACACCGGCCTCATCAGCGCCGCCAAGGCCTCGCTGGAGATGTACGTGCGCCACCTGGCCATGGAGCTGGGCCCGAAGGGCCACCGCGTCAACCTGCTCAAGTTCGGCACGGTGATGACGCCCGCGCTGCGGCACGTCTACTCACCGGAGGCACTGGCCCGACTGGAGGCGCGCCACGCGGCCATGAACCCCGCGGGGCGCATGGGCACGCTGGAAGAGGTGGCCCGCTTCGTCACCGTGCTCGTGGGCGATGACGCCGCGTGGTTCAACGGCGCCACCATCGACTTCACGGGCGGCATGACACTGAAGCTGCTGGACCTGGTGCTCAACCCGTGA
- a CDS encoding 3-keto-5-aminohexanoate cleavage protein, with protein MLLKVCLNGARAAADHPRLPILPEALARDAAACHGAGAGAFHVHPRAAHGGESLDAADIGVAVSAIRHACPGVPVGVSTGAWILPDVKARHARIASWKALSAGTRPDFASVNLSEPGWDAIADALLDAGIGVEAGVWFPEDVPRLMAWPRAPECLRVLVETQSSQPEAACQEARTLVDLLRATGLSRPLLVHGSEGGAWAVLGWARRHGFDTRIGLEDTLVLPDGQRAEDNAALVAEAVRPLRGQ; from the coding sequence ATGTTGCTCAAGGTGTGCCTCAACGGGGCCCGCGCGGCCGCGGATCATCCCCGACTGCCCATCCTCCCCGAAGCGCTCGCACGCGACGCCGCCGCCTGTCACGGCGCGGGCGCGGGCGCATTCCACGTGCATCCACGCGCGGCGCACGGCGGCGAGTCCCTGGACGCGGCGGACATCGGTGTGGCGGTGTCCGCCATCCGCCACGCCTGTCCGGGCGTGCCCGTGGGCGTCAGCACCGGCGCCTGGATCCTCCCGGACGTGAAGGCCCGCCACGCGCGGATCGCCAGCTGGAAGGCGCTGTCCGCCGGCACCCGGCCCGACTTCGCCTCCGTCAACCTGTCCGAGCCCGGCTGGGACGCCATCGCGGACGCGCTGCTCGACGCGGGCATCGGCGTGGAGGCAGGGGTGTGGTTCCCCGAGGACGTCCCGCGGCTCATGGCCTGGCCGCGCGCGCCGGAGTGCCTGCGCGTGCTCGTGGAGACGCAGTCCTCCCAGCCAGAAGCCGCGTGTCAGGAGGCGCGGACGCTGGTGGACCTGCTGCGCGCCACGGGCCTCTCGCGGCCCCTGCTCGTCCACGGCTCGGAAGGAGGCGCCTGGGCCGTGCTCGGGTGGGCACGGCGCCACGGGTTCGACACGCGCATCGGGCTGGAGGACACGCTCGTGCTCCCGGACGGCCAGCGCGCGGAGGACAACGCCGCGCTGGTGGCCGAGGCCGTCCGGCCCCTGCGCGGGCAGTGA
- a CDS encoding DUF2378 family protein yields MKLLRPLVETPLHEGMGGLFPGPSAFTDEGRIPSAVEKEFPIVRPPEKVVFGHTVEGLLVTLDGHLEGPLRPRLKAVGLDLDQKLAPAYPRDQWHQMLLLGAQVLFPHHSVAQAHWHLGQRFVTAYFSTRIGRALQGVLKFLGPARTLERTTRNMASGNNYLHVDVERLAATDYRLRVNEGGLHPEFIGALCHFGTLTTGVKGLTTVVEGREGPAATYRMRW; encoded by the coding sequence GTGAAGTTGCTCCGTCCGCTGGTGGAAACCCCGCTGCACGAAGGGATGGGTGGGTTGTTCCCGGGTCCGTCCGCGTTTACCGATGAAGGACGCATCCCCAGCGCCGTGGAGAAGGAGTTTCCCATCGTGCGTCCCCCGGAGAAGGTCGTGTTCGGCCACACCGTCGAAGGCCTGCTGGTGACCCTGGATGGGCATCTGGAAGGCCCGCTCCGCCCGAGGTTGAAGGCCGTGGGCCTGGACCTGGACCAGAAGCTGGCGCCCGCCTATCCCCGGGACCAGTGGCACCAGATGTTGCTCCTGGGCGCGCAGGTGCTCTTTCCCCACCACTCCGTCGCGCAGGCGCACTGGCACCTGGGCCAGCGCTTCGTCACGGCCTACTTCTCCACCCGCATCGGCCGCGCGCTCCAGGGCGTGCTGAAGTTCCTGGGCCCCGCGCGCACGCTGGAGCGCACGACGCGCAACATGGCCTCCGGCAACAACTACCTGCACGTGGACGTGGAGCGCCTGGCCGCCACCGACTACCGGCTCCGGGTGAACGAAGGGGGCCTCCACCCGGAGTTCATCGGGGCCCTGTGCCACTTCGGCACGCTGACCACCGGCGTGAAGGGACTCACCACCGTGGTCGAGGGCCGCGAAGGGCCCGCCGCGACGTACCGGATGCGCTGGTAG
- a CDS encoding DUF2378 family protein, whose translation MSNPSEIIFGHTVEGLLLALKGRLDGPLRAKLKDAGLDLDRKLEPAYPNAIWQKVLHLCATELFPGVSMNEAQWQLGERFVAGYFETNMGRALQAVVKLLGPARTLERTSRNLASGSNFLHVEVERLAATDYRIKVNEGGTYPEFIGSICHHGTLTTGVKGLTTVVESRQGRAAIYRMRW comes from the coding sequence GTGTCGAACCCCTCGGAGATCATCTTCGGCCATACGGTCGAAGGGCTGCTGTTGGCCTTGAAGGGCCGGCTGGACGGTCCGCTGCGCGCGAAGCTGAAGGACGCCGGGCTGGACCTGGACCGGAAGCTGGAGCCCGCGTATCCGAACGCCATCTGGCAGAAGGTCCTGCATCTCTGCGCGACGGAGTTGTTCCCGGGCGTGTCCATGAACGAGGCGCAGTGGCAGCTGGGAGAGCGCTTCGTCGCGGGCTACTTCGAGACGAACATGGGCCGCGCGCTGCAGGCGGTGGTGAAGCTGCTGGGCCCCGCGCGCACCCTGGAGCGCACGTCGCGCAACCTGGCTTCCGGCAGCAACTTCCTGCACGTGGAGGTGGAGCGGCTGGCGGCCACGGACTACCGCATCAAGGTGAACGAGGGCGGGACCTACCCGGAGTTCATCGGCTCCATCTGCCACCACGGAACGCTGACCACCGGCGTGAAGGGCCTGACCACCGTGGTCGAGTCGCGCCAGGGCCGCGCCGCCATCTACCGCATGCGCTGGTAG
- a CDS encoding helix-turn-helix domain-containing protein: protein MTQGPPTDDASDALRELGRRLSRRRKEAGLEVEALASRARVSAHLIRTFEQGEQALGLSALTRLASALGLAPTAFFHTSAPVEQVPLEPAALLKGSAVSASLSDTDRTFLLEGLRQARAFSLLGALRQVPRLADQFHPEPPPMRNAHQAGYACARRVRALLPERQGPLRNLGRLMESHFDVLVLRHAFTNPAVHGVSCRSGNARLIVIHSELTREPVRRFVLAHELAHQLLDLSESDVQTDEGRLDSSRFWMENPPAEKRANAFAAMLLAPEEAVTQSLGAAKPEGYGLKEARELVIRARTHFGLSFSAMAWHLYNLRYIRERETVEALLMASDETVLEGFEDDTRFTGIERRALDAHAHELISSSRARELLGRPVEDLLAT, encoded by the coding sequence ATGACGCAAGGGCCGCCCACGGATGACGCCTCGGATGCCCTGCGGGAGCTGGGCCGCCGGCTCTCCAGGCGGAGGAAGGAAGCCGGGCTGGAGGTGGAAGCCCTGGCCTCACGTGCGAGGGTTTCCGCGCATCTCATCCGGACCTTCGAGCAGGGCGAGCAAGCGTTGGGGCTCAGTGCGCTGACCCGGTTGGCCTCGGCGCTGGGACTTGCGCCTACGGCCTTCTTCCACACGTCCGCGCCCGTCGAGCAGGTCCCCTTGGAGCCCGCGGCGCTGCTGAAGGGAAGCGCGGTCAGCGCTTCGCTTTCCGATACCGATCGGACCTTCCTCTTGGAAGGTCTCCGGCAGGCACGGGCCTTCAGCCTGCTTGGCGCGCTCCGGCAGGTCCCCCGGTTGGCGGATCAGTTCCATCCCGAACCGCCGCCCATGAGGAACGCCCACCAGGCGGGGTATGCGTGCGCCCGGAGGGTCCGAGCCCTGCTGCCGGAGCGTCAGGGCCCGTTGCGCAATCTGGGCCGGTTGATGGAAAGCCACTTCGACGTCCTCGTCCTCCGCCACGCCTTCACGAATCCCGCCGTGCATGGCGTCAGCTGCCGCTCTGGCAATGCCCGCCTCATCGTCATCCACTCGGAGCTGACACGTGAGCCGGTGCGCCGCTTCGTGCTGGCTCACGAGCTGGCGCATCAGCTCCTCGACTTGTCGGAGAGCGACGTCCAGACGGACGAGGGGCGCTTGGACTCGTCGCGCTTCTGGATGGAGAACCCTCCCGCGGAGAAACGGGCGAATGCGTTCGCCGCCATGCTGCTGGCGCCCGAAGAGGCGGTGACGCAGAGCCTGGGGGCCGCGAAACCGGAGGGCTATGGCCTGAAGGAAGCCCGCGAACTGGTCATCCGGGCTCGCACCCACTTCGGCCTCAGCTTCTCCGCCATGGCCTGGCATCTCTACAACCTCCGGTACATCCGGGAACGGGAGACCGTGGAGGCCCTCTTGATGGCCTCGGACGAAACCGTCCTGGAGGGCTTCGAGGACGATACGCGCTTCACCGGCATCGAGCGTCGTGCCCTAGATGCGCACGCCCACGAGTTGATCTCATCGAGCCGGGCTCGCGAGTTGCTCGGGCGCCCTGTCGAGGACCTGCTCGCGACATGA
- a CDS encoding lysophospholipid acyltransferase family protein, translated as MTVTATAARAAWLTTFRLLQRYHRYEVVNLEPLLRPGAKLLVGYHGRPLAVDLCMLTVTLHDRLGYLPHGIAHGAFDRIPGMRQVADGLGFVTSDGPLLAEAVKKGEHVLVQPGGTREGCRDFRHRYRVDWGERLGYLRLAVRYGLPIVPIAGHGMDDAYVGLNDGYAWGKRVGMPGRLPLWLGVGATGLWPLSLPFPVKMIQWIGEPLTTHLAPGFDAADREALLKVHREVTGAVQGLLDAARPS; from the coding sequence GTGACGGTCACGGCGACGGCGGCGCGTGCCGCGTGGCTGACGACGTTCCGCCTGCTCCAGCGCTACCACCGCTACGAGGTGGTGAACCTGGAGCCGCTCCTGCGCCCTGGAGCGAAGCTGCTGGTGGGCTACCACGGGCGGCCCCTGGCGGTGGACCTGTGCATGCTCACGGTGACGCTGCACGACCGGCTGGGCTACCTGCCGCACGGAATCGCGCACGGCGCGTTCGACCGCATCCCCGGCATGCGGCAGGTGGCGGACGGGCTGGGCTTCGTCACCAGCGATGGGCCCCTGCTGGCAGAAGCCGTGAAGAAGGGCGAGCACGTCCTGGTGCAGCCAGGAGGCACGCGCGAGGGCTGCCGAGACTTCCGGCACCGCTACCGCGTGGACTGGGGAGAGCGGCTGGGCTACCTGCGGCTGGCCGTGCGCTACGGCCTGCCCATCGTGCCCATCGCCGGCCACGGCATGGACGACGCATACGTGGGCCTGAACGACGGCTACGCGTGGGGCAAGCGCGTGGGGATGCCCGGAAGGCTGCCGCTATGGCTGGGCGTAGGCGCCACGGGCCTGTGGCCGCTGTCCCTGCCCTTCCCGGTGAAGATGATCCAGTGGATTGGAGAGCCACTGACAACCCATCTGGCCCCAGGCTTCGACGCGGCGGACCGGGAGGCCCTGCTCAAGGTGCACCGCGAGGTGACGGGCGCGGTGCAGGGACTGCTGGACGCGGCGCGCCCCTCCTGA